The Caulifigura coniformis genome includes a region encoding these proteins:
- a CDS encoding tyrosine-type recombinase/integrase has translation MEAIDLQDLCSAATASLDAPARSELEVAWTTWIETKAKAKRDRSYIATLRSTMKEFLRVSKARTFSDLHPRQLRAYLKAREAKGTYSRSYLRGQIKSIQAFVRSVAEDLDVEDPFARFDLRRLPEVGRRGKSVERRMLLLDEWEYLRRHMFEQNATRRRLTAEMRILLYTVALQTGYRAVECSRLRVMDLHVEGGKTSLELSGKGAQRTKNGKPARQYIKPDLADCIDGMIRRRWDDVMPWLRRRDSKIFPAGLRTWQNIAAVLRQDLSAARVAYREQRAKEGQPFDPDFLTAVDSEGRVVDFHALRYTCGAWLVHLNTDIKTVQKIMRHGTITLTLDTYGHMYPGNDWAAVLKMPDTL, from the coding sequence ATGGAAGCCATCGATCTGCAAGACCTCTGTAGTGCCGCAACCGCCAGCTTGGATGCGCCTGCACGCTCGGAACTCGAAGTCGCCTGGACGACCTGGATCGAGACCAAGGCAAAAGCGAAAAGAGACCGTTCCTACATCGCGACACTTCGCAGCACGATGAAGGAGTTTCTCCGCGTCAGCAAAGCCAGGACGTTCTCTGATCTCCACCCGAGACAGCTCCGGGCGTATCTGAAAGCTCGTGAGGCGAAGGGCACTTATTCTCGGTCCTACCTGCGTGGACAGATCAAGTCGATCCAGGCGTTCGTGCGATCAGTCGCGGAGGACCTCGACGTCGAAGATCCGTTCGCGAGATTCGATCTCCGTCGCCTTCCGGAAGTCGGCCGGCGGGGAAAATCAGTCGAGCGCCGAATGCTTCTCCTTGACGAGTGGGAGTACCTACGCCGACACATGTTCGAGCAGAACGCAACTCGTCGGCGCCTGACTGCGGAAATGAGGATCCTGCTCTACACCGTCGCCCTGCAGACTGGCTACCGGGCGGTGGAATGCTCCAGACTGCGAGTCATGGACCTGCACGTCGAAGGTGGCAAGACGTCACTTGAGCTTTCAGGGAAAGGTGCTCAGCGGACAAAGAACGGGAAACCCGCCCGCCAGTACATAAAGCCAGATCTTGCGGACTGCATCGACGGGATGATCCGGCGGCGATGGGATGATGTGATGCCGTGGCTGCGGCGAAGGGACTCGAAGATCTTCCCAGCTGGACTCCGCACCTGGCAGAACATTGCGGCCGTTCTCCGCCAGGATCTTTCTGCAGCCCGCGTGGCTTATCGCGAACAAAGAGCCAAAGAGGGGCAACCATTTGACCCTGACTTTCTGACAGCTGTCGACAGCGAGGGTCGCGTCGTCGACTTTCACGCCCTGCGGTACACGTGCGGCGCGTGGCTGGTTCATCTCAACACGGACATCAAGACCGTCCAGAAGATCATGCGGCACGGCACGATCACACTGACTCTCGACACTTACGGGCACATGTATCCGGGGAACGATTGGGCGGCGGTACTCAAGATGCCGGATACGTTGTAG